One Sphingomicrobium marinum genomic window carries:
- a CDS encoding CopD family protein, with amino-acid sequence MDQLIGFLGAAYLWVKAAHVIFIIFWMAGLFIVPRYYVHHHETTAGSAEDRAWIEREDRARTVILLPAMILSWILGLALALHVGAFAQGWFHAKFLLVVLLTGYQGWISAFGKKLARGERPLSGKALRFLNEVPGIFTILIVILVIVRPF; translated from the coding sequence ATGGACCAGCTAATCGGATTTCTGGGTGCCGCCTATCTGTGGGTGAAGGCAGCGCATGTCATCTTCATCATTTTCTGGATGGCGGGGCTCTTCATCGTGCCGCGCTATTACGTCCATCATCACGAAACGACTGCGGGATCGGCCGAAGACCGGGCCTGGATCGAACGCGAGGATCGCGCCCGCACGGTGATCCTGCTCCCGGCGATGATCTTGAGCTGGATCCTGGGTCTCGCGCTCGCCTTGCATGTCGGCGCCTTTGCGCAAGGCTGGTTCCACGCCAAGTTCCTGCTCGTGGTCCTGCTGACCGGATACCAGGGCTGGATCAGCGCATTCGGCAAGAAGCTGGCGCGCGGCGAACGCCCGCTGTCGGGCAAGGCGCTGCGCTTTCTCAACGAGGTGCCCGGTATCTTCACCATCCTCATCGTCATCCTGGTGATCGTGCGACCTTTTTAA
- the rho gene encoding transcription termination factor Rho: MHLQELKQKAPAELVKMAEDLGVEGASTMRKQDIMFSILKEHADEGEQIMGMGTIEVLNDGFGFLRSPEANFLAGPDDIYVAPHLVKKLGLRTGDTVEGEIRSPKDGERYFALINATQINFDEPSAVRQRVNFDNLTPLYPDEKLTLDSSDPTEKDKSARVIDIVAPLGKGQRALIVAPPRTGKTVLLQNIAKAITDNHPEVFLLVLLIDERPEEVTDMQRSVKGEVVSSTFDEPASRHVQVAEMVIEKAKRLVEHKKDVVILLDSITRLGRAYNTTVPSSGKVLTGGVDANALQRPKRFFGAARNIEEGGSLSIIATALIDTGSKMDEVIFEEFKGTGNSEIVLDRKVADKRIFPSLDVGKSGTRKEELLVDQATLSKMWVLRRILMQMGTIDAMQFLLDKMKDAKSNEDFFASMNQ; this comes from the coding sequence ATGCATCTCCAAGAACTGAAGCAGAAAGCGCCCGCCGAACTGGTCAAGATGGCCGAGGATCTCGGTGTCGAGGGCGCGTCCACGATGCGCAAGCAGGACATCATGTTCTCGATCCTCAAGGAACATGCCGACGAGGGTGAACAGATCATGGGCATGGGGACGATCGAAGTCCTCAATGACGGCTTCGGTTTCCTGCGCAGCCCCGAAGCCAACTTCCTCGCTGGCCCCGACGACATTTATGTCGCGCCGCACCTCGTCAAGAAACTCGGCCTTCGTACGGGCGACACGGTCGAAGGCGAAATCCGCAGCCCCAAGGATGGCGAGCGTTATTTCGCGCTGATCAATGCCACTCAGATCAACTTCGACGAGCCGAGCGCGGTGCGCCAGCGCGTCAACTTCGACAACCTCACCCCGCTCTACCCGGATGAAAAGCTCACGCTCGACAGTTCGGACCCGACGGAGAAGGACAAGAGCGCCCGGGTGATCGATATCGTCGCGCCGCTCGGCAAGGGGCAGCGCGCGCTGATTGTTGCGCCGCCGCGCACGGGTAAGACCGTCCTTCTGCAGAACATCGCCAAGGCGATCACCGACAATCATCCCGAAGTCTTCCTCCTCGTCCTGCTGATCGACGAACGTCCCGAAGAAGTCACCGACATGCAGCGCAGCGTGAAGGGCGAAGTCGTCTCTTCGACCTTTGACGAACCCGCCTCGCGACATGTGCAAGTCGCTGAAATGGTTATCGAAAAAGCCAAGCGCCTTGTCGAGCACAAGAAGGATGTCGTGATCCTCCTTGACTCGATCACGCGTCTCGGTCGCGCCTACAACACGACCGTGCCCAGCTCGGGCAAGGTGCTCACCGGCGGTGTCGACGCCAACGCGTTGCAGCGCCCCAAGCGGTTCTTCGGCGCAGCGCGCAACATCGAGGAAGGCGGATCGCTCTCGATCATCGCCACCGCGCTGATCGATACCGGCTCCAAGATGGACGAGGTCATCTTCGAAGAATTCAAGGGCACCGGTAACAGCGAAATCGTGCTCGACCGCAAGGTTGCCGACAAGCGCATCTTCCCCAGCCTCGATGTCGGCAAATCCGGCACCCGCAAGGAAGAATTGCTCGTCGATCAGGCGACGCTTTCCAAGATGTGGGTGCTGCGCCGTATCCTGATGCAGATGGGCACGATCGACGCGATGCAATTCCTGCTCGACAAGATGAAAGACGCCAAGTCCAACGAAGATTTCTTCGCGAGCATGAACCAGTAG